A window of Amaranthus tricolor cultivar Red isolate AtriRed21 chromosome 8, ASM2621246v1, whole genome shotgun sequence genomic DNA:
CATAAGTTAAAAATGAAGCAAAGCTGAGACATTACAGGGTCCTTTAGGCATCCACTTCAGCCTTGATCTCCTTCTGAAGATCCTCTTTGTACTCCTCAAATGATCCTGGAAATGTTCTAACACTTCCATCTTCCACTATCCATAATTGACTCctctcttcatcttcacaaacacGTGAAATCAGCCGTGAGTCGTGACTAACCAACACAACGCCCCCAGTAAACTCGTCTACAGCATCTGCAAGAGCATCAATACTTTGCATATCCAAGTGATTTGTAGGTTCATCTAACAGCAGAATATGGGGTTTCGACATTGATATGGAAGTAAAGACAACCCTTGCTTTCTGACCTCCTGACAATTTTGCAATTGGGGTAAGGTGGTTATGACTAGGAAGCCCGAATTTGCCTAGCTTAGCTCGAACAGCTTCTTGCTTGCTCATCCCTTCTTGCTGTGGGTGTAAACGAAGGAGATACTGGACAGGAGTTTCatccattatcaaaagatcaacAAAGTGTTGTGAATATCTTCCTATTCTCAACGCCGGACTCCTCCTCGACTCACCTTCAGTTGGATACAAATCACCTGCCAAGAGGTTGAGCAGGGTTGATTTTCCTGCACCATTAGGTCCCACAATAGCAACACGGGTACCCATATCAATACCCACGTCAACATTAGAAAGCTTGAAGTCAGGTCGATTTGGATAGCTAAAACTGACTTCAATGAGCTGGAGGAGTGGAGGGGTAAGTTCAGTGGGTTCTGGGAAGTGAAACTCTACAGTATAATCTCTCCATTTGCTCGGGGCTTCTTGCACTAATTCATCTTCATCCACTTTTCCTTTATTCCTTTTCTTGGATGCTTCCTTTGATGCGGCAAATTTTGCTCTCTCCTTCACCTTTTGCTGCTGAGCCTGATTTCCAGACCTTTTTGCAGCCTTCAATTGCTTTTCATAAActtcatattttttattgacTTCTTTTCGACGCTGTTCATATCCACTCTCAAAATCATCGAAATTACCTCTGTATAAATGAAGCTTCATGTCATGAAGATGTATAATTTCACTACAAACAGAGTTGAGGAAATCGCGGTCATGAGAAACAACTATTAGAGTTTTCTTCCACCGACATAAATACTCTTCTAACCAAAGGACTGCCCTAAGATCTAGATGGTTTGTAGGTTCATCAAGCAACAAAAGAGTAGGCTGCATAAAAAGTGCTCTAGCTAGTGAGATTCTCATTCTCCATCCTCCACTGAATGATTTCGTAGCTCGTGCCTGCATAGCTTTCGTGAACCCTAAACCAGCCAGAATTTTAGATGCCTGGGCCTCAGCAGCATCTGCATCCAAGACATTTAGCTGCTCGTATAATTCAGCTAGTCTCTCTCCTGTGTCATCCCCTTCATCATCTGCTAAATCATCTGCAGATGCAGCATTCTGCAAGGATGCAGCCTCTTTCCTTAGTCTCACCAATTCTTCATTAGCAGAAATAACAGCTTCAAGTGCTGTTCTATCATCACCAACTATTTCTTGTTCAACCAGTAAAACATCAATATTCTTAGGCACAGGAACCTTTCTCCAAGCTAAAAGCTTCAAAAGAGTAGACTTCCCTTTCCCATTAGGTCCAACCAGACCATACCTCTTTCCATGAGAGATTTTCAACGATGCATTCTTTAAGAGATCTTTTCCGCGAGCAGAAACAGAAAAGTTCTCAAGAGTTATATCTTTGACATTAGCATCAGCATCATCTCCACCCTCAAGCGTAGAAGCACGACTTCCAATGACAACAGTAAATGCATCCCGATCATCCTTCAAGGCCTCCTTTTTGGCCAATGCAGCAGCCTGGGTGGCCAACATGTCTTTCTTCTCCCGTTTTTTCAACTCTTTATCAGTCACTGAAGTTTCGAGTATCATGGACTCTGCCTTTCGGCTATGATTGTTTTCCTGTTGTAGCTCTCCTTCTGAGCCATagtagtcatcatcatcatcatccgaTGGAGGAAGATCTATATCATCTGTATAAGATGAAACAGCTTTTGCCTTAGGTTTGCTAGATGCAGCAGCCTTTTTTGGTTTATCTGTCTTTTGTTCCATGTTAGCAAGCATGGCTGAAACAGACAGCTTCTCTTTCTTCCCCTCCTTAGAAGAATGACCTTTTGTTGAGGTTCCAGTATCATCCGATTTTTTCTTTCCCATTTGAAAGGATAACTGCATCAAGAAAATCTGCTCAGCAttctcaatgtttatttatatatcaaCTACCATCTGCCACATCATATTAAGGTAACAATATCATATAGTCATTTTAAAGAATGCTGGTATTTAGATTATTGGTTATAAATCCAGGTAAGGTAATCAAAATtgactaaaaatataaaaattaactaCAAATATAGTGCGCTTCAACTGAAAAAGATGATGTGGAACTAGAACGAGTTAGAACGGTCGGGTTCACATTTCGATTGGTACGACCTCGTTATTTTCGGTATTTTCGGTATTTTCGGGTTAGAGGTCAAAATTTCGAATTAAGACCCACTCGGGTCAATTTCAGGTCGGATTAAAATTTTAACCGTCGTTGCGGTTAGTGAGACCCTCAACTCAAGAAAGAGCTATaatgaaaacaaaagacccCTGAACATGCCATAGGCAAAACAAATAGCAAGACAAGGTAAGGTAACACATGCACTAagactaataacataaactaaaaataaataaataacaataaaggTACGAAAAGTAATCATGGAAAAGATAATTGGCGATGGTCTAGGACAAGAGCTTGACATCTCCAACTAATTGTATCACTAGTAATTGTATCACTAGTCTAGTCATTAGAGAGTCATATCCTTCGTATTATTCTTGTATTTAGATATGAGTTTCCAAAGACGAGCTCTTTGTCAATTCTTTCGAGCTAATTCTGTAGTTTGGTAGTTCCTGGCCGAAAACATTTGCAAACATATTTCTCCAATCCTAACGTTATATTGTGGGTGCAATTGACCCAATGATTAATAGAAGCAGTTAGTTATAGTAAAAACCCTTCCCCAAATATGAATCTAAATCATGGTAGTCCATAAATTTATTGTATTTAGATATATGGTTCTCTACTCACTGATATGAtctatttttcaagtagaaacTATCTAACAAGTTACAATCCTTGCCCAAATATGAATCCTCCAAAAACACCACTAAAGAAATCCAACCATTGTATTCCCTCTACCCGCTTGAGTTTGCCCCCTCAATATCAAAACGCTCTCATGACTCTTAGTTCAATTAAGACATCTTAAAGCACAAGAAACCTATTTCCATCCAGCATGTATCATCGAAAACGCATCTCACGAACAAAAACAACATATCATTTCTTGACTCGGTGATTACCTCCTTCAAAGTAACAAAGAGTCTCATCTTTAAATTGCCACAATACCCACAAAAACGCCAATGGcagataaaaaaaacacaaacaaaaaaatcattgTCAACAATTTAAATAAGAGGATTAAATTCAACATTATAAATATGTCGATTGTCCACGCTCAgattttgaatcaaaacaaattgttCGCAGTAGATATTATATCAAACaattatttcatgttcaaaaaTCAAGCAAGTAGAAAATGAATCAAACAATCATCCAATTATTCACGTTTATGAATCAAAATATTAGCAAGAGCAATCAACTAAAACTTTAAGGAAAAAACTCAAAATCGaacagaaatttttttaatcaaaaaaaaaaaaaaaaaaaactaaccttTTAGTTTTAGCAGTTGATTATGCAGAAGAACTAACGAGAATACAGAGATATTTAACAAAGAATCTTATGAATTTCTCGAGTTTGTGTTGAGCTATGGAGTTTTGTCGGCGATGAAGTTCGTGTGCGGTAGATGTTAAAGCCAAAGAGTTGCGGTGCAGTTGGGACTCTATCTTAACCCGGAAAGAATTTAGGTCACGAATAGCGAGCCGAATAGAAGAATACCCTTAAAAAAGTCTCCAAATTTTTGTTTTCAGGTATGTTGTTTTCATAACgaattcttttatttatatcGTTAATTTTGGACAAATATAGTCTTAATCATCCTcacttttatattttaataatgcttaagattttcatatatttttcactaacttcattttaatattttataaaacttTATGGTCCCCTTATGTTTTTCATTAACTtactaaaacatttttttatcaGTTATAGTCtccatttttttccactaactttttttaatatttttttaatatttatggtttcctcttttcctccattaaatttattatttaataaaataatatctccatGATctaagagattttatttttcttaattccgtGAACATTCCTTATAAAAACTTTATTAAGAAACGGGAGGAAAGaatttttcaaaacaaattcTCACTGCGAACTATGGTGTGCTTTATTGTTTTCAAGAATTGTTGGACTTTTTGTATTGAAAATTGCTAGTGCTACTTATTTTTCTCtgagtaataattgtattaatatAAGAGTTTTATTACTATGGTGTAATTGTTGAAATTGTCAAATGGGTGGGTGGATGTGGTATGCCTTACTTCATACTTATATCCACCTTAAATTTTCGTACCTAACCCATCACCATGGTGGTTATAATTGTTATATCCACGCATCTGAGTTTGTATTTAAACTCAGCCTGTCAACAGGGTATAACCATTATGTGTATACTCACCTTAAATTCACTCAAAGTTTACGTTATATACTTCATAAATCgttaaaaatttacatttaattttgtttaaaccatacaatataataaaataaaattaatatccttaatttttagtaaataatttaattaaaaatatataaaaatagatataaatagtattttgtAGATATAGGTTGGGCGACTATAGGGCGGGGTGGATGGATATTGAGTGGGGTGGATGAGTATGGGGTTGGCCGGGTGAGACCTCATACCCACCACCTACCCACTATTCACGGCGGGTAGGGCTTTCTACTTCCATACTCACCCTTTACCCACTAAAATCATACGCAAACCCACCCCAATGATGTGCTTGTTTTAGAGCATGTTTACAACCCCATTTTTGTGTCAAGTCTTGTTGTTTTGTATCGATTTTGCATACTCGAAGCATTATTTCTCCTTTATCTTGTCTTCTAGTGTTTTGAGATTGTTTTAGATGATTTTTGGAGATTCCATGCTTGATTGGCGTGAGTTCGGGCTTAGACACCTATCTCGGAGCTTTAACATGACAAATCAAGACTATCCCGTAGTCTCAGCAAAGTTCGTAAGCTTGTAGAAGCTGCATCAGCCCTCAAAGAGGAAAATTGAAGGTCATTCGGCCGAATACCACtaccattcgggcgaatggtaGTCGAGTACTCACCAGTGAGTTTTGCCAAAGTCCTTGGAAATAGCGAAAGAAGAATCCTTCGGGCGAATGAGTTTCATTCGGGTGAATGGCCCCTTTAATTTGGGCGAATGGCACCCAAAACATTAAGTTGCTCCAAAATCTTTTGTTTATGCCGAATAGAGAAGCGTTCGGGCGAAGAGTAACCATTCGGGCGAACGGACCCCAGCATTCGGGCAAATGGACCAATTTTTGCGCGTCAATTTTCTTTTCGATCAAGTTTTGAAGCTATTTTAGGGATTTCGAGACTGAACTATGTTCATGGACTTAGCAAGATGATCAAGATAACATTCATAGCAATGCTTCATATGACACTCATGATGACCCTCATCAGAGCTCAAAGTCCCTTTGTGAGCCAAGGTTCATTCATCATCTAGCAAGGGAATTGAGGCCTCATGTTAGTCCAGTACAAACTACTTGTGACTCTCATCAAGGCCCAATGCCCAACCTATTAGCAAGACAACCTAATGCTCAACAAAGCCAGCAGTAGCCTATGACACAGAACCAGGACAATGTCCAGACTGAGGTGAACAATAGAGGGCAAGCTTGTGAAGCAGCCTGGACAGAGTTAAGCACCTTTGAGGAGAGCATGGAGTCATTCAAGATCCATGGTCCGTTCATGGCCCAGGCCTGCATCAGTAGCCCAAAACAAGTATAGTCAACACTAGCCAAGATGAGCCTGGCAAGCAGCCTTGTGTACTAGTTTCTGTTATATTAGAAGGGGATTATTAGTTAAGTCCCTTTAGGATGTTTTAGATGGCACGCCTGTTTTTAAAATAAGCCTCATAAGGCACGTGCATGCTCATTTTAAGTCCTATATATACATAGGCCTCCCATGTATTCAAAACATTCAGTTTTCTGATATTTATGAGAAgtatttttcttcatttatgaATTGTGATCACAAGGGAATTGGAAAGCTCCAATTCTAACCTGTGTGCCTTGCATTGTGAGTGAAATATTCAAGGCCATAGCAAGATTCCACCAAACTTTTGGTGAGTGAAACCATTCCAAGGGTGAGAGGTGAACAGCCTAATGAGTGAGTGAAACTGAGAGGGTTTGCATCAAGATCAATCCCtatattgatgatatcttggtgtttCTATGTCAAGATTGGTTTGTAACATTTCGTGCATCAATCCTCACTGTGTAAGGAAGGTTCTTGATCCAAACATAGtgcatttggtatcagagctttgcGTTTTAAGGGTGTAAAGTGTTCAAGATCAAAAGAAAGTGAACACAGTTTGCATTAACTGATCCATTACCCAACGTGGGTCAGAAGGGGGTCATGTGATCTGTATCTTCCccaatttatgttttgttttatccTTTGTTGTTTTCTAATAAAGTTGTTGATATTTGGATTGAAATTCAAACGTTTAAACCAATTGGTTTAGACATACACTTAAACAAAGCCAATTTTGAGTTCAAGAACTCAATTCTTGTTTGTTCTGACATAAGTGTTTGTGGATTTGTGTTTTCAATGGCTGGAGTCATGAGTGTGGAGGAAAGACTGAATAAATTTACTGCATTAGTGGAACAATTAGTGTTACATGCCCACAATACGGGAAGCACTCCCACTGCACACACTCCACAACAAGTGGAACCCAAAGGGTTAGATGACAAGACCATGAGGGTGGATGTGATGGATTTCGATGGTATCTCAAACAATCCTGAGGATTATATAGATTGGGAGGATAGTCGTGAccgttattttgattttaatgatgCCCTTGATGAACACAAATACAAGATTGCTAAGGTTAAACTTACCAAACTTGCAGCCAGTTTGCTTGAAGGTATACAGAAGCAAAGGGGGAAGGAGTAAAGGGCCAGGATTGACACTTGGGTTAAACTGAAAAAACACTTGAGGAGGAAGTATGTTCCCTCTACATATAAACAACAGCTATATGTGAGCTGGGGTAATTTAAGGCAAGGAAATAAAACGGTATCAGAATATATACAGGAAAGAGAAAGGCTAGTAGTACTCTGTGATATCGATGAGCTTGAGGAGATGAAGATAGGCAGGTTTCTTGGTGACTTAAGGGAAGAGATCAGGATAAATTAGAGGCTGTGCAGAATTTTACATATAAAGGGGCTTGCAATAGTGCTTTAGTCTATGAGAAATATGCCAAGAGTAAGCCAAGCTATAACTATAATAGGATACAGAAACCTATAGTCACCAAACCCACTACTGCACCACAGAACAAACCAAGTAGGGGTGAAACCAGTAAGACTGTGAGTAAAACCAACACCACACCTAAGGATGTCATTTGTTTTAAGTGTCATGGTCATGGACATTACAAAAGTGAGTGTCCTAATGCCAAAGCTTTCACCCAAAGGGAGTGGGCTAAGATACAAGAAAGAACAGGACCCAGGGCTAGATTAGTCTTGATTAATGTCAAAGAGAAAGTAGTCTTACCCTCTACCCCAAAAGATGAGTATGAGGGCACCTTCAGGGTGAATGATCTAGGAATAATGGAGAAGGATGAGGGCACTGAAAGTGATGAGAATGTAAAGATAGTTCCGCCAGAGGAAGAGCACTATGGAATGTTGATTAGAAGGAGTTTTCATGCCACACCAAGAGTAGTCAAATCTAATTAGAGGGAGAATATATTTCATACTACGTGTAGGATTGGAGATAAGATTTGTGCAGTGATCATTGATGGAGGTAGTGAATCCAATATGTGAGCAGGGAGTTAGTAAAAGATTTGGCCCTAACCACCACACCTCATCCCCACCCTTACAAGTTTAGATGGTTGAATGATCAGACAAGCAACTTAGTGACGAAGCAGTTCTTAGTTAGTTTTAGCATAGGATCATACTAAGATCAGGTGTGATGTGCGAGATATGGATGATTGTCATGTGCTACTAGGAAGACCATGGCAACATGACAGAAGGACTAAGCATGATGGGTTTACTAATGTGTATACTGTGCTACATGAGGGGAAGAAGAAGAGCATGTTATCTTTGCCCCCACACAAGACCATACCCCCCTCCTAAGCCTAAGCAACTAGTGCATTTAATCAGTAGGAAAGGCTGTGAGAGGTTGGTTAGAAGTGGAGACCCTGTCTTCATTCTGTTTATCAAAGAATTGAGTAAAGGAGAGAACCCTATGCACCCTAGTATAGTTAAGTTGTTGGCTGAGTTTCAGGATGTGTTTCCTAAGAAATTACCCATAGGACTGCCAACGATTAGGGGTATTAAGCACTAGATAGACCTGGTTCCTGGTGCACCTTTACCTATTAAGCCTACCTACAGAAATAATCCTAAACAAACCAAAGAGATGTAGAGGCAGATGACTGAGTTGATGAATAGAGGGAGACTTTAAGTCCCTGTGCTGTGCCTACACTGTTGGTGCTTAAGAAGGATGGCACATAGAGGATGTGCATAGACAGCAGGAGTGTTAATAACATCACCATTAATTATAGGTTTCCTATACCTAGGATAGATGACCTCCTAGATGAGTTAGCTGGTGCACATTGGTTCAGCAAATTAGATTTGAGAAATGGTTACCACCAAATTAGAATGAAGGAGGGTGATGAATGGAAGATAGCCTTCAAGACTAAGTATAGGCTGTATGAGTGGCTTATTATGCCATTTGGGTTGACTGGTGCCCCAAGCACCTTCATGAGGTTAATGACTGAAGTCTTAAGACCATTCCTAGGAGAATTcatagtggtctacctagatgACATCTTAGTTTATAGTGGTAGCCTGGAGTTACATCTGTTACATTTGAGGAAGCTATTTGAAGTATAAATACAATGTTTATTGTATTGTAACACATATTTGATTTTCAAGGTTTGAGTGCGCATGTTGTCTTTTATTCATCTTagattcatttgattttttatggtttattattatgtagtttctaataaaatttataactaGGATGTTGTTTgtaaaatatttcttttatcacactttttttgaaaaaacttcttcaaaaaaatttgaaaaatatgaacttgaaaaaattaatggaagcatattactaaaaaaaattaagttaggTTTGTGACTTGTGTAAGTATAAGATAAATAACACAATGAAATGCAAGGGTTTGGGATGTAAGGGGAAGAAACAAATGAACaaagaaacacaaaaaaatagagCGCAACATAATAAAAGAGCACACATACAtatttatgaggtatctaataACCTTCCTCTTAAACAAAGATTCATTTCCTTAATATATCAACATAGACAAATGACAAGCCTCACACAACCTTTGAGAACACTGTGTCAAAGTAAAGTTTGAACCTTTCATGTCAATCTCCTCAAATGCTCTAATACATGTAGAATGAACTCTCTTAGTTGAAATCCTAgttgattctaaattctaagtATTAGGCTCTCTCTTATGTTctaatgatgttctaagacCCTTATATATAGTCTAAGACATATTAGAATCCTTAAGATCAAAGGCTTTGATGTCAAAGCAAACCCGGTAATAAAACAGAAAGTCAACAGAATTCTGTTGCACTCCGCTCGACTAAGCGCCCAGCTGCTCAAACGGGTCAAGCAAGCTCTTCCGTAGTCTACTGCCTTTGTGTGACCTAGTTTCTTGGTCGTTCATTGTTCCTCTTGAGCCTTCCCCTTATCAAGGCACTCCATGTCGTGCCCAGTGCTCTTCAAATCATCAACATTTTacttcatcaagtgatccaaaGGTAATTCTCCCATACTCCATGGCTTACACTTCATCAGTCTCAACTATGCATGCCATTGATTAATCTATTAGGTGATAAAAGTCACCTCCAACACCATGATCTTTTGGACTTTCACGAAAATCTCCTCCTCAGGCCCAAATCTCTCATCATTACACCAGTGGAAAAAAACATATctgctgcgtgtcatttgctgcggttttttatatACGCAACAATAAACaggaaaaaatttttttaaaaaaaaacaatcaagtGTTGCGGTTTCCTCGATGCCCGCAACAAATACTCATTGAACagatcaaatgctgcggttctttgtgagcccgcagcaaataactccaTCAAATGATGCGGTTTCGGttatgcccgcagcaaatagtgaaTCAAATGCTTCGGTTCTTTTTATGACCGCAGCAATAAACGAATTTAAAAAGGCACCTTTTAACGTATATTTTCATAAACGCCCTACTGTTTCATGCATAAACCACAACACACTCACAACGGTTCTTCTTCCTTCGAAATTTCTCAAACTTCAAACGATTGTTCTGTGAACTTCAAACATTGAATTTTCATGAACCCccttcttgttcatcatctgcTCGACTATATTCTTCTTCTCCCACGACTTCTActgttcatcattcttcaaaaccctttGAAACCAAAagcatttggtcttgttcatcttcaaaactcacgaattaaggtattatttatctttttgatttcaatacatacgaaaaacctttacaatgtggtttgttaatatACCGCATAcgaaaaaccttcaaaacttaaaggtcttgttcatCTCCTGCTTTAAAAAACTTCTAAGTTTTTTGCAAGTTCAATACATACAAAAATTAGTgctaacttttttttctttgtagattattacataacccacaaaatcaaggtaatttctatttgttttgtaaatttacaagtttatatttttattgtttcactagtaatttagtaatttagttaaaaatgtggtttgttcattaattatttgcatatttagtaattatttgtgaatgtggtttgtgtggtttgttaattatttgcatattttgttaaaaatgtggtttgttgttatacttgtctttaatt
This region includes:
- the LOC130820836 gene encoding ABC transporter F family member 4-like: MGKKKSDDTGTSTKGHSSKEGKKEKLSVSAMLANMEQKTDKPKKAAASSKPKAKAVSSYTDDIDLPPSDDDDDDYYGSEGELQQENNHSRKAESMILETSVTDKELKKREKKDMLATQAAALAKKEALKDDRDAFTVVIGSRASTLEGGDDADANVKDITLENFSVSARGKDLLKNASLKISHGKRYGLVGPNGKGKSTLLKLLAWRKVPVPKNIDVLLVEQEIVGDDRTALEAVISANEELVRLRKEAASLQNAASADDLADDEGDDTGERLAELYEQLNVLDADAAEAQASKILAGLGFTKAMQARATKSFSGGWRMRISLARALFMQPTLLLLDEPTNHLDLRAVLWLEEYLCRWKKTLIVVSHDRDFLNSVCSEIIHLHDMKLHLYRGNFDDFESGYEQRRKEVNKKYEVYEKQLKAAKRSGNQAQQQKVKERAKFAASKEASKKRNKGKVDEDELVQEAPSKWRDYTVEFHFPEPTELTPPLLQLIEVSFSYPNRPDFKLSNVDVGIDMGTRVAIVGPNGAGKSTLLNLLAGDLYPTEGESRRSPALRIGRYSQHFVDLLIMDETPVQYLLRLHPQQEGMSKQEAVRAKLGKFGLPSHNHLTPIAKLSGGQKARVVFTSISMSKPHILLLDEPTNHLDMQSIDALADAVDEFTGGVVLVSHDSRLISRVCEDEERSQLWIVEDGSVRTFPGSFEEYKEDLQKEIKAEVDA